A region of the Anaerolineae bacterium genome:
TCAGGGTCAGGCTTCGGCTACTTTCAGAACTACCTGGCAAACCGAGCGGTTTGGCCCGATTGTGGCCGACAATCAGATGAACCTTAGCTTTGCGGCAGAACGTTGGGGAGTAGAGTGGCAACCCACCCTGGTGCTGCCCCAGTTAGGCGAAGGGGTGAGTTTGGCCTTATTAAGTGAACAGCCAGGGCGGGGCAACATTTACGACAAAAACTTTCATGCCCTGGCTACCCAGGGCCAGATGATTACGGTGGGGGTAGTGCCCCAATACCTGGGAAAAAGTGACTCTGTTATTGATCGCCTGGCGCGGATTACCAAAGTTGAACGGGGTAAAATTGAAGCGGCCATCGCCGCCGCCCGCCCCGATTGGTTTGTGCCTATTGCCGACATCACCTTTGAAACCAGCCTGGAATACGATCATCTCTTAAACAATCTGGCCGGAGTAGAGCGCCGGGCGCATGAGGTGCGCACCTATAACGACGGCCAGACGGCGGCGCATATTATTGGTTATATGGGGGCCATTCCGGCGGAGCGCCGACAAGAATACCTGGCGCAGGGTTATCGGGAAGACGATCTGGTAGGTTTAGCCGGGGTTGAGGGCTGGGCCGAGCCGGCGCTGGCCGGCCAGCGCGGCGGGCGATTGGTCACTCTTTCCCACCCCCAACAGGTGATTTCAGAAATTGCCGCTGTGCCAACCCAGGCCGGCAGCAGCGTTTATCTTACCCTTGACACAATTTTTCAGGCCACGGTAGAGCATTTATTAGGCGAGCGCCTGGGCGCGATTGTGGTGATGGACCCGCAGACCGGGGCCATCCACGCCCTGGCCAGCTATCCCCGTTTTAAACCGGCTGTGTTCACCACCGGCTTTGATGTTGAGGCCTGGGCAGATCTGTACACCGATGCAACCCGGCCCCTGGTTAACCGGCCTACGCAGGGACTTTATCCCCCCGGTTCTATTTTTAAAATTGTCACTATCAGCGCCGCCCTGGAAAAGCTTGGCCTCAAACCTGACGATACCTTTGTTTGCACGGGTGAGTGGGTCGGTTTGGGTAAAGAGTTTGTCAAAAAATGCTGGCTGGAGCAGGGTCATGGCCAGATTACTTTAATTGAGGGTTTAACCCAAAGTTGTGACGTGGTTTTTTACAACATTGGCCTGGCTTTGCACCAACAAGACCCTCAATTGCTGCCTGATTTGACCCGCGCTTTTGGCCTGGGCGCGCCAACCGATATTGCAGGCGTGGCCGAAAGTGCGGGCGTTGTTCCAGACAACGCCTGGAAACAGGCTAAATTCAACGAACCTCTATTTACTGGCGATGCGGTCAATTCGGCCATTGGCCAGGGGTACGTGTTGGCCACTCCCCTGCAAGTTGCTCGGCTGCTGGCGGCCATAGGCAACGGCGGCCGGTTGTTAAAACCGCGTCTTATTGACCGGATTGTTAACGTGGCGGGCAGCGAGCAGGTTTTTGGGCCGGAAGAGGTGGGTACGCTGCCGCTTTCGCCTGAAAATCTGGCCCTTATCCGCGGCAGTCTGGAAGCCGTGGTCAGCGGAGCACGCGGCACGGCCCGCGCTGCGTTTGAAGGAATTACTTACACGGTGGCCGGCAAAACCGGCACCTCTGAATCGGGCCAGGAGGAGCCGCACGCCTGGTTTGCCGGTTATGCCCCTGCTCAGAACCCCCGCGTGGCTATTGCCGTTGTTTTGGAGCACGCCGGCGAAGGTTCAAAAGAAGCGGCGCCTTTGTTTAGGCAGGTGGTGGAGGCCTTTTTTGAGTGGGAAAGGGAGGCTTAGTTCACCATCTTTTTGGTTGCCAAAGGGCCTGGTCCATTTTTAGGCCAGAGGGTAAGAAGAGGACAGTATCCTGTCCCTATCGCCAAAATTTTGGCATGCACCTGCCCAAAGCAGAAGAACAAGTTGCATCCTTTTGGGGGACGCTCTCAAACGAGCGCGTTGCTTAAAATTTTGAATCCAATGAGTCGCTAAAAAATCTAATATTTCAATGAGGTGACATAAAATCCGGTTAATATTTACCAAGATGGGCTGTCTCCCCACCTCTTTAATTTATGGCTAAAAAATTAGGGATAGGACTTAAATTAATCCTTTATGTCGAGTTTTTTGCCCCACTTTCTATTTTTTGCAGGTATTCCCCCGAATTTTTGGGCTTAACAATATATTTGTAGGCACATTGACAGAGTGTTTTACTTGTGCTATTATGATTCCACCTTACCTTAAAACTCTTTGCATGATGCGCCAAACAAGGTTAAAGCAACCTTTGAAAGGAGAGACGCACAAGAATGGCATCTCGTACAGAACAAATGGTAGCCCGTTTGCGGGATTTACAGGCCGGAACCGCCGACATTGAAGCTTCAGCCGTGGTGAGCGTGGACGGTTTGATTATGGCTTCTTCACTCCCGGCCGACGTTGAGGAGGACCGGGTATCGGCCATGTCAGCCGCTATGCTCTCTCTGGGTGAGAGAATTGCCAGCGAATTGGGACGTGGGACTCTGGACCAGGTTTACATCCGGGGCGATCACGGTTACGTAATTTTGATGTCTATTGGTGAGGAAGCCGTGTTAACCTCGTTGGCCCGCGGCGATGCCAAGTTGGGACTTATTTTTCTGGATATGAAACGCGCCGCTGAGGATCTGGCCAAACTGGTT
Encoded here:
- the mrdA gene encoding penicillin-binding protein 2, which encodes MVDIKNSRRVFLKGLGVTLLLGGCAAETLPLTAEPSITPFPTPTPTPLPSADGVAQAYLAAWSAGDYATMYNLLTPDSQLRINQEQFQAFYGYALAEATVIQVEVQLQSLLHHQGQASATFRTTWQTERFGPIVADNQMNLSFAAERWGVEWQPTLVLPQLGEGVSLALLSEQPGRGNIYDKNFHALATQGQMITVGVVPQYLGKSDSVIDRLARITKVERGKIEAAIAAARPDWFVPIADITFETSLEYDHLLNNLAGVERRAHEVRTYNDGQTAAHIIGYMGAIPAERRQEYLAQGYREDDLVGLAGVEGWAEPALAGQRGGRLVTLSHPQQVISEIAAVPTQAGSSVYLTLDTIFQATVEHLLGERLGAIVVMDPQTGAIHALASYPRFKPAVFTTGFDVEAWADLYTDATRPLVNRPTQGLYPPGSIFKIVTISAALEKLGLKPDDTFVCTGEWVGLGKEFVKKCWLEQGHGQITLIEGLTQSCDVVFYNIGLALHQQDPQLLPDLTRAFGLGAPTDIAGVAESAGVVPDNAWKQAKFNEPLFTGDAVNSAIGQGYVLATPLQVARLLAAIGNGGRLLKPRLIDRIVNVAGSEQVFGPEEVGTLPLSPENLALIRGSLEAVVSGARGTARAAFEGITYTVAGKTGTSESGQEEPHAWFAGYAPAQNPRVAIAVVLEHAGEGSKEAAPLFRQVVEAFFEWEREA
- a CDS encoding roadblock/LC7 domain-containing protein, encoding MASRTEQMVARLRDLQAGTADIEASAVVSVDGLIMASSLPADVEEDRVSAMSAAMLSLGERIASELGRGTLDQVYIRGDHGYVILMSIGEEAVLTSLARGDAKLGLIFLDMKRAAEDLAKLV